A window from Malania oleifera isolate guangnan ecotype guangnan chromosome 7, ASM2987363v1, whole genome shotgun sequence encodes these proteins:
- the LOC131159464 gene encoding transcription termination factor MTERF4, chloroplastic-like produces MIRLICKNFLRRRVAGSSPLSLSHGCVFSTSSLKPTSETSNSADPRSLTVQYLENSCGLPLESAILASKKLHIATTDAPDSVLRLLKAHGLSQTFIKKFIVTRPSILMADPEKTLKPNIELFASMGFSGTNLAKIISKYPRILETDAPAVVGFFRAHGFTEKQMSVLTMKRPVLYGCNAHKVFKPKLEYLKSLGFSDAEIAKILSTEPYLLARSLENQIVPNVQLLKRIVGSDENVLKVIRACYCLIEFDLGTMMEPNIAVLRGCGVPESRVLKLIMIQPNTFVIKTHRFKEIVEEVLKLGFDPANYLFILAIRSLALMSKSLWEQKLEAYVSFGLTKDEIILAFKSQPMFMINSEKKIRKLMDFFVNVLYLEPSRISRNPNLMLLSLERRIIPRCSVLQLLMSKKLITGNVNIISVFKITEKMFLERYVNKFHCVVPEVVQAHQGKIEFKGFPSDGAMSS; encoded by the coding sequence ATGATTCGCTTAATCTGCAAAAATTTTCTGCGCAGAAGAGTTGCAGGTTCATCACCACTCAGCCTGAGCCATGGCTGTGTTTTCTCGACCTCATCCCTAAAACCCACCTCAGAAACCTCGAATTCGGCAGACCCACGATCTCTCACAGTTCAATATCTCGAAAATTCATGTGGGCTGCCCTTAGAATCGGCAATTTTAGCTTCTAAGAAGCTCCACATAGCAACCACTGACGCACCAGACTCTGTGTTAAGGCTCTTGAAAGCTCATGGACTGAGCCAAACCTTCATAAAAAAGTTTATCGTTACTCGGCCATCGATTCTTATGGCAGACCCAGAAAAGACCCTTAAACCCAACATCGAGTTGTTTGCATCTATGGGGTTTTCTGGCACAAATTTAGCTAAAATCATCAGCAAGTACCCTCGGATTCTGGAAACTGATGCACCCGCGGTTGTTGGGTTCTTCAGAGCTCATGGATTCACTGAGAAGCAAATGTCAGTGTTGACCATGAAGCGCCCTGTTTTGTATGGGTGCAATGCTCATAAGGTCTTCAAGCCAAAGTTGGAGTACCTCAAATCATTAGGCTTTTCAGATGCTGAGATTGCGAAAATTTTATCGACGGAGCCGTATCTTTTGGCAAGGAGTTTGGAAAACCAAATTGTGCCTAATGTTCAACTGCTTAAGCGCATTGTTGGCTCAGATGAGAATGTGCTTAAGGTGATCAGGGCATGCTACTGTCTTATTGAATTTGATCTGGGGACGATGATGGAGCCTAACATCGCAGTCTTGAGAGGCTGTGGTGTCCCCGAGTCAAGAGTACTGAAGTTGATAATGATTCAACCAAATACGTTTGTTATAAAAACTCATCGATTCAAGGAGATCGTTGAAGAAGTTTTGAAACTTGGGTTTGATCCTGCCAATTATCTTTTTATTCTAGCTATCCGTTCATTGGCACTAATGAGTAAATCGCTTTGGGAGCAGAAGTTGGAAGCCTACGTTAGTTTTGGCTTGACAAAGGATGAGATTATTTTAGCGTTCAAGTCACAGCCCATGTTTATGATTAATTCGGAGAAGAAGATTAGGAAGTTGATGGATTTCTTCGTGAATGTGCTGTATTTAGAACCCTCCAGGATTTCCAGGAATCCAAATCTTATGCTGCTTAGTTTAGAGCGCAGAATTATTCCAAGGTGTTCAGTTTTGCAACTATTGATGTCAAAGAAATTGATTACAGGTAATGTAAACATAATTTCTGTATTCAAAATAACTGAGAAGATGTTTCTGGAGAGGTACGTGAACAAGTTTCATTGTGTTGTTCCCGAAGTTGTTCAAGCACACCAAGGCAAGATTGAGTTCAAAGGGTTTCCCAGTGATGGTGCTATGTCGTCGTGA
- the LOC131159465 gene encoding uncharacterized protein LOC131159465 has protein sequence MIRLICKKFLRRRVAGSLPLSHGCVFSTSSLKPTSETSNSADPRSLTVQYLENSCGMSLESAILASKKLHIATTDAPDSVLRLLKAHGLSQTFIRKFIVTRPSILMADPEKTLKPNIELFASMGVSGTNLAKIISKYPRILQTDAPAVVGFFRAHGFTEKQMSVLTMKLPDLYACNAHKVFKPKLEYFKSLGFSDAEIAKILSMEPYILERSLENQIVPNVQLLKRIVGSDDNVLKVIKACYFLIEFDLGTMMEPNIAVLRGCGVPESKVLKLIMIRPNTFVIKTHRFKEIVEEVLKLGFDPANYLFILAIRSLALMSKSLWEQKLEAYGSFGLTKDEIIFAFKLQPIFMINSEKRIRKLMDFFVNVLYLEPSRISRNPHLMLFSLEGRLIPRCSVLQLLMSKKLITVVQAHQGKIEFKGFPSDLVRLSKLS, from the exons ATGATTCGCTTAATCTGCAAAAAATTTCTGCGCAGAAGAGTTGCAGGTTCATTACCACTCAGCCATGGCTGTGTTTTCTCGACCTCATCTCTCAAACCCACCTCAGAAACCTCGAATTCGGCAGACCCACGATCTCTTACAGTTCAATATCTCGAAAATTCATGTGGGATGTCGTTAGAATCGGCAATTTTAGCTTCTAAGAAGCTCCACATAGCAACCACTGACGCACCAGACTCTGTGTTAAGGCTCTTGAAAGCTCATGGACTGAGCCAAACCTTCATAAGAAAGTTTATCGTTACTCGGCCATCGATTCTTATGGCCGACCCAGAAAAGACCCTTAAACCCAATATCGAGTTGTTTGCATCTATGGGGGTTTCTGGCACAAATTTAGCTAAAATCATCAGCAAGTACCCTCGGATTCTGCAAACAGATGCACCCGCGGTTGTTGGGTTCTTCAGAGCTCATGGATTCACTGAGAAGCAAATGTCAGTGTTGACCATGAAGCTCCCTGATTTGTACGCGTGCAATGCTCATAAGGTCTTCAAGCCAAAGTTggagtacttcaagtcattaggCTTTTCAGATGCTGAGATTGCGAAAATTTTATCGATGGAGCCGTATATTTTAGAAAGGAGTTTGGAAAACCAAATTGTGCCTAATGTTCAACTGCTTAAGCGCATTGTTGGCTCAGATGACAATGTGCTTAAGGTGATCAAGGCATGCTATTTTCTTATTGAATTTGATCTGGGGACGATGATGGAGCCTAACATCGCAGTCTTGAGAGGCTGTGGTGTCCCCGAGTCAAAAGTACTGAAGTTGATAATGATTCGACCAAATACGTTTGTTATAAAAACTCATCGATTCAAGGAGATCGTTGAAGAAGTTTTGAAACTTGGGTTTGATCCTGCCAATTATCTTTTTATTCTAGCTATCCGTTCATTGGCACTTATGAGTAAATCGCTTTGGGAGCAGAAGTTGGAAGCCTATGGTAGTTTTGGCTTGACAAAGGATGAGATTATTTTTGCGTTCAAGTTACAACCCATATTTATGATTAATTCGGAGAAGAGGATTAGGAAGTTGATGGATTTCTTCGTGAATGTGCTCTATTTGGAACCCTCCAGAATTTCCAGGAATCCACATCTTATGCTGTTTAGTTTAGAGGGCAGACTTATTCCAAGGTGTTCAGTTTTGCAACTATTGATGTCAAAGAAATTGATTACAG TTGTTCAGGCACACCAAGGCAAGATTGAGTTCAAAGGGTTTCCCAGTGATCTGGTGCGATTATCTAAATTGTCATGA